Part of the Brassica oleracea var. oleracea cultivar TO1000 unplaced genomic scaffold, BOL UnpScaffold01181, whole genome shotgun sequence genome is shown below.
aaatattcaaataaaaataacatataagtaTCTAACATATAAGGATATGTATTTAAAATGAGACATAGCAACTGGTATGATGTATAGATCATCAAACAATTCACTCCAAcgaaacaattaaaattaaattatttgatcggtTTTACGTTTGTACAACTGAAGCAAATGATACACTGGTATTGTCCAGACATCCATATTCCTAAATTTCGTAAAACTACCAATTACTTAACAACATATCACAAAAAACCATACAAACCANNNNNNNNNNNNNNNNNNNNNNNNNNNNNNNNNNNNNNNNNNNNNNNNNNNNNNNNNNNNNNNNNNNNNNNNNNNNNNNNNNNNNNNNNNNNNNNNNNNNNNNNNNNNNNNNNNNNNNNNNNNNNNNNNNNNNNNNNNNNNNNNNNNNNNNNNNNNNNNNNNNNNNNNNNNNNNNNNNNNNNNNNNNNNNNNNNNNNNNNNNNNNNNNNNNNNNNNNNNNNNNNNNNNNNNNNNNNNNNNNNNNNNNNNNNNNNNNNNNNNNNNNNNNNNNNNNNNNNNNNNNNNNNNNNNNNNNNNNNNNNNNNNNNNNNNNNNNNNNNNNNNNNNNNNNNNNNNNNNNNNNNNNNNNNNNNNNNNNNNNNNNNNNNNNNNNNNNNNNNNNNNNNNNNNNNNNNNNNNNNNNNNNNNNNNNNNNNNNNNNNNNNNNNNNNNNNNNNNNNNNNNNNNNNNNNNNNNNNNNNNNNNNNNNNNNNNNNNNNNNNNNNNNNNNNNNNNNNNNNNNNNNNNNNNNNNNNNNNNNNNNNNNNNNNNNNNNNNNNNNNNNNNNNNNNNNNNNNNNNNNNNNNNNNNNNNNNNNNNNNNNNNNNNNNNNNNNNNNNNNNNNNNNNNNNNNNNNNNNNNNNNNNNNNNNNNNNNNNNNNNNNNNNNNNNNNNNNNNNNNNNNNNNNNNNNNNNNNNNNNNNNNNNNNNNNNNNNNNNNNNNNNNNNNNNNNNNNNNNNNNNNNNNNNNNNNNNNNNNNNNNNNNNNNNNNNNNNNNNNNNNNNNNNNNNNNNNNNNNNNNNNNNNNNNNNNNNNNNNNNNNNNNNNNNNNNNNNNNNNNNNNNNNNNNNNNNNNNNNNNNNNNNNNNNNNNNNNNNNNNNNNNNNNNNNNNNNNNNNNNNNNNNNNNNNNNNNNNNNNNNNNNNNNNNNNNNNNNNNNNNNNNNNNNNNNNNNNNNNNNNNNNNNNNNNNNNNNNNNNNNNNNNNNNNNNNNNNNNNNNNNNNNNNNNNNNNNNNNNNNNNNNNNNNNNNNNNNNNNNNNNNNNNNNNNNNNNNNNNNNNNNNNNNNNNNNNNNNNNNNNNNNNNNNNNNNNNNNNNNNNNNNNNNNNNNNNNNNNNNNNNNNNNNNNNNNNNNNNNNNNNNNNNNNNNNNNNNNNNNNNNNNNNNNNNNNNNNNNNNNNNNNNNNNNNNNNNNNNNNNNNNNNNNNNNNNNNNNNNNNNNNNNNNNNNNNNNNNNNNNNNNNNNNNNNNNNNNNNNNNNNNNNNNNNNNNNNNNNNNNNNNNNNNNNNNNNNNNNNNNNNNNNNNNNNNNNNNNNNNNNNNNNNNNNNNNNNNNNNNNNNNNNNNNNNNNNNNNNNNNNNNNNNNNNNNNNNNNNNNNNNNNNNNNNNNNNNNNNNNNNNNNNNNNNNNNNNNNNNNNNNNNNNNNNNNNNNNNNNNNNNNNNNNNNNNNNNNNNNNNNNNNNNNNNNNNNNNNNNNNNNNNNNNNNNNNNNNNNNNNNNNNNNNNNNNNNNNNNNNNNNNNNNNNNNNNNNNNNNNNNNNNNNNNNNNNNNNNNNNNNNNNNNNNNNNNNNttattgaaacaaaaaacaaatgggCACTTGACTTTTACTGGTATATACTTGCAGTGAGAGTTGGCTATTTCCTCCCATGAGATACTTGCTGCCAGAAGGGTTCACGCTGCACGTTTAGTACTGGTCCGTGATACATTTCTCCTCTCGAAGTTTTGTCCGACTCAGCGACAACGTCAACAAAAGATTATCGAGATAGTAATATATCCGGCAGGGAAGCAATGCAGAGCTCAGATGATATCACCATCAACAGCACAGCCTCTGTTAAGCGTCGAGGTAAAGGTCCCATTGTTGTGAGGAAAACTTATTGTTCTCTCCTCGATCCATCCCTTGAAGAACACACAGCTTCCTCTCTGTGTGTTTCCTCttccaaacttttttttatcatactttaaatttttgtctTTCAACAGGTTCAAATATGTTGATACGAAACTGAGGAGAACTCAGGGCAAATATAGAAAGCAGATGTggaaaaatcaaagaaatgaCTTTTTATAAAAGGTCAAAGCGATTCTCTTAATTCACCACCTCAATGATCAGATTGTTGCAGTGTAACAGCGTTTTCCTACTGTAAAACATTGCAGTATCACATTCACTGTTTATCATTTTCTATTATTCCTCctcaagctttttttttatgCCATTGAAAAACCATATACTTAGTAAACTCAAACTATGCTTCTAAATTTTTATGTCTTTTAAGGACGACTGGTTTTTCCGCTATTTTTGAGTCTAAATCAGAAAAAACTCCGAGCAGACCTGTATAACAACGTATGTGACGCCGTTGAAACTGGCGATGCGGATGCTACTCAAGTTGGTAAGAAGATCATCCTCCCTTCGTCCTTCACTGCTGGACCCCGGTACATGTCTGAAAAGTACCAGGACGCAATGGCTATATGCCGTTGGTATGGGAATCCTCATCTCTTTATCACTGTCACTGCTAATCCTAATTGGGTGGAACTCAGTAACCATCTGGATGCATATGGAGGTGATTCTGCTAATAGCCGACCTGACCTAGAATGTCGGATCTTCAAAATCAAGCTTGATGAGATGATGGCAGATTTCAAAAAGGGAGAGTTCTTCCCTACGCTGGACGCAGGTAAGAAAACTAtaaatagaatattatttattaatgatcaaATCCATCGCAATTGTATTatttaaagtaattttaaaCTAATACAATTTAGTagaacaatatatttaatttttttataactactTATTAATAcatgtattattaattaaaaattataatttacaatTATTATGTATGTTTTCATTGAAAATTCATAtgaattagaaattttaaaaatccatttgtacactatattcattattaacaaataatatatagatctTAGAGATCACTTGATATTcacttttaattatatacaattttattaacaaatattttaattttaatataatatagttttaaatctttctgtttttaaacttaacaattttattaaaatatatatatttttgcatatCAACACGATATTGTTCCAAAAAGGGATAACAATCCAATATATGtatgaattatctttttattttaaatatatttttaaattatggataatttttgtttttattaattgtaaacACTCACCTAAACAAATAAACACTAACTtcgtattttatttaatttattcaataaGGATATACACGATATTAACCGTGATAGTTTTTAACGGGAGAGTTTAGTtgtcaatataaaatttttatttatgtttcattgAACATTCTTATGtattagaaatttttgaaattcattTGTACACTATCAAAATACTGTGTAACGTGGAATCAattatacatagttaattactaaaataactttttattttttcattaagagtaacaaatatatattagtttatattttattaattcaaaaattagtATGATAgcttaatatttatgttttcaaaagcattaaatcaaacatcagatatatatataaaagaaaacattcacatattaaaaatattttagtaaatatatttaaacaatttgAATTAGCACATTAAGAGAAAATAATAGTCAAAATACTACAATTTCCCATATTTTATAAcagaaaattcaaaagtaacaaacatataaaacattaaatgttaaactaaataaatatgattatgTGGAAAATTTGAATCAACCGAAACATGATTCCGATGTAAcgtatacaataatatattataaatatgtatataaaatggcACATTTTAGATATTTCAAACTTCTTTGTGATGCTGAGACAAACATCCCAAAATAACTCATCTATCATAATTGATAATATCATTGGATGGTTAGCTTTAAGATACTAATTATATTCCATTAAGAGGATAATTAGATGCATATAGTATcccatgagttttttttttttagtaattgtTAATGTTATCGGAATGGTTTTCGTTCTATGTTATCATCTAATGTATCtctttacttattattgtagcTGTCTACACCATTGAGTTTCAGAAACGAGGTCTGCCCCATGCCCATATTTTACTATGGTTGAAAGGTATAAAGAAGGAAGTAACAGCTTCGGTTATTGATGAATACATCTCAGCTGAGTTTCCCGATAAAGAAGTTGATAGAGAGGGGTTTGAGCTGGTTGAGCGGCATATGATGCATGGTCCGTGTGGTAAAATGCGCCCCAACTCACCATGTATGGAGAAAGGAGAGTGTACTAAGAATTTTCCTAAACCTTCTTCAGATCAGACAAGAATAGACAAATCTGGATTTGTTGTTTATAGAAAGAGAGCTGGTACTGGAGATTTTGTAGTCAAGGGAGAGATCGAGCTGGATAATCGTTTTGTTGTGCCTCATAATCTTggtcttttgaaaaaatatcaagCCCACATCAACGTTGAATGGTGTTGCAGAACCAGCGCAATCAAATATCTTTTCAAATACATAACGAAAGGCGTTGATAGAGCAACTGTCCTTATACATAGGAATGAGCCAGACACGAGTAATGAGATCAACAATTTCCTGGAGTGCCGGTATATATCAGCTTGCGAAGGTTCATGGAGATTGTTTGCTTTTCCTATACACTATAACCAGCCCAATGTTGTGAAGCTCCCCGTACATCTACCAGGTGACCATGTGATGGTATTTGACGAATCTGCTGACTTATCAAAGGTGGTATACCGAGAAAATATTGATAGGTCAATGTTAACAGCGTTCTTTGAGGCATGCGACACGTATGAGGAAGCTATGGAGCTGACCTACGTTGAATTCCCTTCGAGGTTTGTCTACCATTCAAACGATAGGATATGGACGCCAAGACTGCAAGGGGAAGCTATAGGGAGGGTCGTGTATGTCAGCCCAGCGTCTGGTGATAGATACTTCTTAAGGATGTTGCTGAATGTTGTTAGAGGTCCTAGAGGCTATGACGTGTTATACACGGTAGGGGATGTGGTATATAAGAAATTCAAAGAAGCGTGTTATGCACGAGGACTActtgatgatgataaagagtgGCATGAGGCAATAGAGGAGCCATCTTCATGGGCAACCGGACGGCAGCTGAGAAGACTGTTTGTGCTTATCTTGGTTTATTGTCAAGTCGTAGACCCACTCAAGCTTTGGGAGCATACTTGGATGT
Proteins encoded:
- the LOC106321038 gene encoding uncharacterized protein LOC106321038 — translated: MAICRWYGNPHLFITVTANPNWVELSNHLDAYGGDSANSRPDLECRIFKIKLDEMMADFKKGEFFPTLDAAVYTIEFQKRGLPHAHILLWLKGIKKEVTASVIDEYISAEFPDKEVDREGFELVERHMMHGPCGKMRPNSPCMEKGECTKNFPKPSSDQTRIDKSGFVVYRKRAGTGDFVVKGEIELDNRFVVPHNLGLLKKYQAHINVEWCCRTSAIKYLFKYITKGVDRATVLIHRNEPDTSNEINNFLECRYISACEGSWRLFAFPIHYNQPNVVKLPVHLPGDHVMVFDESADLSKVVYRENIDRSMLTAFFEACDTYEEAMELTYVEFPSRFVYHSNDRIWTPRLQGEAIGRVVYVSPASGDRYFLRMLLNVVRGPRGYDVLYTVGDVVYKKFKEACYARGLLDDDKEWHEAIEEPSSWATGRQLRRLFVLILVYCQVVDPLKLWEHTWMFLAEDILYMKRKEFRFPGLDLQDEQLKQYTLLEVDKHLKEHNQSLADYDELPQPDTSILSEINSQVLRQELMYKFEKEKETHRVLFSAMNTDQEKVYAAVLKSVDEQSGQLFFVSGAGGTGKTYLYRTIIARLRSVGKVVIPGSSLAALISKADLIIWDEAPMAHRHAFETLDRSFRDLLSHESPEASTQPFGGKTVLLGGDFRQILPVIPHGKRPDTVLASISKSYLWKMARVFTLSINMRLRQEDKDFAKWILQVGDGEADALASNKPKHEEGNQITVDKRFLISRSDTPHEALAHAAYPNFLQNYWDKDYLKERAVLTPTNNTVHYVNAYLLSKIPSQAREYLSSESVEFEATPDDDWTTHYPPEYLNSLEFSGLPNHRLCLKIGTPVMMMHNLNQDQGLCNGTRMVVTRLGNRVVKARIMTGTDLEKKF